From Marivirga harenae, one genomic window encodes:
- a CDS encoding TlpA family protein disulfide reductase: MSKKINWRKEAISWGVMIAIFGTLYITGWHAPVMGKIQSWLLATHLITPSIENIEIESFNFDGELITPNGERISYAQLQNKTIFINYWATWCPPCLGEMPHIEKLYQQLKDNHDIAFLMISKDNDFNKAIKFKEKKEYELPIYQELRSPVQLQSQTLPTTFVIKQGKIVFRKEGMSNFNTEEFRDFLSKN; this comes from the coding sequence ATGAGTAAAAAAATAAACTGGAGAAAGGAAGCAATTAGCTGGGGAGTAATGATTGCCATTTTTGGAACACTTTACATCACAGGCTGGCATGCACCTGTTATGGGGAAAATACAATCTTGGCTTTTAGCCACGCATCTGATTACGCCATCAATAGAAAACATAGAAATTGAATCTTTTAATTTTGATGGCGAATTAATTACTCCTAATGGCGAAAGAATTTCTTATGCGCAATTACAGAACAAAACCATTTTCATTAATTATTGGGCTACTTGGTGTCCACCTTGCTTGGGTGAAATGCCCCATATAGAAAAACTATATCAACAGCTTAAAGATAATCATGATATTGCGTTTTTAATGATTTCAAAGGACAATGATTTTAATAAAGCAATAAAATTTAAAGAAAAAAAAGAGTATGAATTACCCATCTATCAGGAATTGAGAAGCCCAGTACAATTACAGTCTCAAACCCTCCCTACGACCTTTGTGATTAAACAGGGAAAAATCGTCTTCCGAAAAGAAGGTATGAGTAATTTTAATACTGAGGAATTCAGAGATTTCTTAAGCAAAAACTAG
- a CDS encoding alkane 1-monooxygenase has protein sequence MSWLRKIGFFSAFIIPTLTIVGFYFGGIANLSALIFVYALIPSIDAAVGRDYNNIPKEAVKSVSNDFYYRFITYCWTYFQLAFLLWAVWVVSTNQLTVFEAITFTIAVSLSTGGIGITVAHELGHKKSKLEKFYSKVLLMSVSYMHFYIEHNKGHHLRVSTHEDPATSRENESFYAFWWRSVSQGYLSAWEIENKRLERKNKPKFSIHNQMIWFTLLPFIFAFSLTLGVSIIIGAFTWIPFAFFFAQSFLAFSLLEAVNYVEHYGLRRKKLDDQRYERVAPHHSWNANHMVSNFFLFQLQRHSDHHFNAIKRYQVLDNYESAPQLPAGYPTMILLAHFPPLWFKVMNPKLQKWNNLKSTTS, from the coding sequence ATGAGCTGGTTACGAAAAATTGGTTTCTTCAGTGCTTTTATCATTCCTACCTTAACCATAGTAGGATTCTACTTTGGTGGAATTGCTAATTTATCTGCATTAATTTTCGTTTATGCGTTGATACCTTCCATTGATGCAGCTGTTGGAAGAGATTACAATAATATTCCCAAGGAAGCTGTAAAGAGTGTTTCCAATGATTTCTATTACAGATTTATCACCTATTGCTGGACATACTTTCAATTGGCATTTTTGCTTTGGGCTGTATGGGTTGTTTCAACTAATCAATTAACAGTATTTGAAGCAATTACATTCACTATTGCAGTTTCCTTATCTACGGGAGGAATAGGGATAACAGTTGCTCATGAGTTAGGGCATAAAAAGTCAAAATTAGAGAAGTTTTATAGCAAAGTGCTATTAATGAGTGTTAGTTATATGCATTTTTATATCGAGCACAATAAAGGTCATCACCTGCGTGTTTCCACACACGAGGACCCTGCAACCAGCAGAGAAAATGAAAGCTTTTATGCATTTTGGTGGCGCTCTGTAAGTCAAGGTTATTTAAGTGCCTGGGAAATAGAAAACAAGCGATTAGAAAGAAAGAATAAACCCAAATTCTCCATTCATAATCAGATGATATGGTTTACACTTTTGCCTTTCATTTTTGCTTTTAGCTTAACTTTGGGTGTAAGCATCATAATAGGAGCGTTCACCTGGATTCCATTTGCATTCTTTTTTGCACAAAGCTTTCTGGCATTTTCCTTATTAGAGGCTGTCAATTATGTTGAACATTATGGGTTAAGAAGAAAAAAACTAGATGATCAGCGCTATGAAAGAGTAGCTCCGCATCATTCTTGGAATGCCAATCATATGGTGAGTAATTTCTTTCTTTTCCAGCTTCAAAGACACTCAGACCATCATTTTAATGCCATCAAACGATATCAAGTTTTGGACAATTATGAAAGTGCTCCACAACTGCCAGCAGGATATCCAACAATGATTCTTCTGGCACATTTCCCTCCATTATGGTTTAAAGTGATGAATCCAAAATTGCAAAAATGGAATAATCTAAAATCGACAACTTCCTAA
- a CDS encoding MFS transporter: MAHFPQSLLVKSRWAISTIFFCYGLTFASWASRIPTIQEKFSLSEAELGTLLLMLPIGSFISLPVAGFLVAKWNSFLVARLSIILYLLSLVAIAISENIFILGFVLFLFGLMGNMVNIAINTQAVSLEKEYKKNIMASFHGMWSLAGFFGAIVGAFMIGKEILLKYHYILIFSASIIAAIISFKYLIKSDLDESEDKPIFAIPDRSLLLLGIIAFCSMMCEGTMFDWSGVYYKKVVNAPKDILGLAYMFFMISMAGVRFVADYFTTKFGVKRIIFFSGLLNFSGLLILILFPGKIVSLLAFFIVGAGVSSVVPLVFSLAGKSKSMSSSVALAAVSTMGFFGFLLAPPLIGYLADWLNLQASFLFIALMALGVVILSTQLKGNPK, from the coding sequence ATGGCTCATTTTCCGCAAAGTCTATTGGTAAAATCACGATGGGCAATTAGCACTATATTTTTTTGTTACGGACTTACCTTCGCTAGTTGGGCATCTCGAATCCCCACTATTCAAGAAAAATTTTCATTAAGTGAAGCTGAATTGGGTACACTCCTTCTCATGTTACCTATAGGTTCATTCATTTCACTTCCTGTAGCGGGCTTTTTAGTAGCAAAATGGAATAGTTTTTTAGTTGCACGATTATCAATTATTCTTTATTTACTGTCCTTAGTCGCCATAGCAATATCTGAAAATATATTCATCTTAGGATTTGTTTTATTTCTTTTCGGCTTAATGGGTAATATGGTAAATATTGCAATCAATACACAAGCCGTCAGTTTAGAAAAAGAGTATAAAAAGAATATAATGGCTAGTTTTCATGGAATGTGGAGTTTAGCCGGCTTCTTTGGTGCAATTGTAGGTGCATTTATGATAGGTAAGGAAATCTTATTGAAATATCATTACATCTTAATTTTCAGTGCTAGCATTATTGCCGCAATTATTAGTTTTAAGTATCTAATTAAATCAGACTTAGACGAGAGCGAGGATAAGCCGATTTTTGCCATTCCTGATAGGTCATTATTGCTTTTAGGGATAATTGCCTTTTGCTCTATGATGTGCGAAGGGACCATGTTTGATTGGAGTGGAGTGTACTATAAAAAAGTGGTGAATGCACCGAAAGATATATTAGGGTTAGCCTATATGTTTTTCATGATTAGTATGGCAGGGGTTAGATTTGTTGCCGATTATTTCACTACTAAATTTGGCGTGAAAAGAATTATCTTTTTTAGTGGCCTTCTGAATTTCAGCGGACTATTGATTTTGATTTTGTTTCCAGGCAAAATCGTTTCCTTATTGGCCTTTTTTATTGTGGGCGCAGGAGTGTCCTCAGTTGTCCCCTTGGTGTTTAGTCTTGCTGGAAAATCTAAATCTATGAGCTCTAGTGTGGCTTTAGCGGCCGTTTCCACAATGGGCTTTTTTGGATTTTTATTGGCACCTCCTTTAATCGGATATTTGGCAGATTGGCTAAATTTACAAGCATCTTTTTTGTTTATCGCCTTAATGGCGCTAGGTGTGGTCATATTGTCGACTCAGTTAAAAGGTAATCCAAAATGA
- a CDS encoding PspC domain-containing protein yields MKKVQQFIENQAFGVCTRLGEMMDLPTSHIRIFFIYSSFLTFGSPILIYLALAFIRDVRKMLRRGRSKWYY; encoded by the coding sequence ATGAAAAAAGTTCAACAATTCATCGAAAATCAGGCATTTGGCGTTTGCACCCGACTGGGTGAAATGATGGATCTTCCTACTTCTCATATTAGAATATTTTTTATTTATTCCTCCTTTTTAACATTTGGCTCCCCAATATTAATATATTTAGCCTTAGCATTTATACGTGATGTGAGAAAAATGTTGAGGAGAGGCAGGTCAAAATGGTATTATTAG
- a CDS encoding tetratricopeptide repeat protein: MRQLFYAAVLLGTMTFSGCALNKMMQAAEEQAIDVTPNPLELHGEEVAFTVDFQLPSKMLKDGITYTVNPYYVYGDKEIALDAVDFVKADFPNSDTEPVRTSQEFTFNYEEDMNVKGELVMQGTATIEKNGKSASTDRKTYATGIITTSQMVMPSYHAAYADHGYNNKEELVPTNVNFYFDQGRSVLKTSELRSDRGKKFNAFIADKNVTKTVTITGTHSPEGPERINSNLSQDRAKAIENYYRRQMNRYDYKGMAESIEFILKPVVEDWSDFKKALAAYDGITDAQKSEYTKIVNGSGSFEEKEDRLQKLSTYKKVFKDIYPDLRAAKTEVLTVKEKKTDAEISVLSKQVAAETTSADTLSLEELMYAASMTPSLEEKATILKAATKKNDDSPVAHNNYGAVHLELAMDAEGDQMTSLVEQAITQFEISNKKSENAEAYANLATAYAMQGNYEKAYDAVSKADQMTLSSENERGLMGVKGALEIMMGEYSDASTSLKNTDDSEVNMFNKGLALVLQGNYENAVSTLQEVAGKTSGKGVHAQAHYLAAVASARLGKEADVISHLEKAVAADSSLKSKALSDLEFSNYSSNDNFRNALK, encoded by the coding sequence ATGAGACAATTATTTTACGCAGCTGTTCTTTTAGGAACAATGACTTTTTCAGGTTGTGCATTAAATAAGATGATGCAGGCCGCAGAAGAGCAAGCTATTGATGTAACTCCAAATCCTCTAGAGCTTCATGGTGAAGAGGTAGCATTCACGGTAGACTTTCAATTACCTTCTAAAATGCTTAAAGACGGAATCACCTATACAGTAAATCCATACTACGTCTATGGCGACAAAGAAATTGCTTTAGATGCAGTGGATTTTGTGAAAGCTGATTTCCCTAACAGCGATACAGAGCCAGTTAGAACAAGTCAAGAATTCACATTCAATTATGAAGAGGACATGAATGTAAAAGGTGAATTGGTAATGCAAGGAACTGCCACAATCGAAAAGAATGGTAAGTCAGCATCTACTGATAGAAAAACCTATGCGACTGGTATCATTACCACTTCTCAAATGGTTATGCCTTCTTATCATGCTGCTTATGCTGATCATGGTTATAACAACAAAGAAGAATTGGTACCAACAAATGTTAATTTTTACTTCGACCAAGGTAGGTCAGTTTTAAAAACTTCTGAATTAAGAAGCGATAGAGGTAAAAAATTCAATGCATTTATAGCTGATAAAAATGTAACAAAAACTGTTACTATAACAGGTACTCACTCTCCAGAGGGTCCTGAAAGAATTAACAGTAACTTGTCGCAAGATAGAGCTAAGGCAATTGAAAACTACTACAGAAGACAAATGAATCGTTATGACTACAAAGGCATGGCGGAATCTATTGAATTCATTTTGAAGCCAGTTGTTGAAGATTGGTCTGACTTCAAAAAAGCGTTAGCTGCATATGATGGCATAACTGATGCTCAAAAGAGCGAATACACTAAGATTGTAAACGGTTCTGGAAGCTTTGAGGAAAAAGAAGATAGATTGCAAAAGTTATCTACATACAAAAAAGTATTCAAAGATATCTACCCTGATTTAAGAGCTGCTAAAACTGAAGTATTAACAGTTAAAGAGAAAAAGACTGACGCAGAAATCTCTGTTTTATCTAAGCAAGTAGCTGCAGAAACTACTTCAGCTGATACATTATCTTTAGAAGAATTAATGTATGCTGCTAGCATGACTCCATCTTTAGAGGAGAAAGCTACTATTTTAAAAGCTGCGACTAAGAAAAACGATGATAGCCCAGTTGCTCACAACAATTATGGAGCAGTTCATTTAGAGTTAGCTATGGACGCTGAAGGAGATCAGATGACCTCATTAGTAGAACAAGCTATTACTCAATTTGAGATTTCTAATAAAAAATCTGAAAATGCTGAAGCTTATGCAAACTTAGCAACTGCTTATGCTATGCAAGGAAATTACGAAAAAGCATATGATGCAGTATCTAAAGCTGATCAAATGACTTTAAGTAGCGAGAATGAAAGAGGTTTAATGGGTGTTAAAGGCGCGTTAGAAATCATGATGGGTGAGTACAGCGATGCTTCAACTTCTCTCAAAAACACTGATGATTCTGAAGTTAACATGTTTAACAAAGGATTGGCATTAGTATTGCAAGGTAATTATGAGAATGCTGTAAGTACATTACAAGAAGTTGCAGGAAAGACTTCAGGAAAAGGTGTACATGCTCAGGCTCACTATTTAGCTGCTGTAGCTAGTGCAAGATTAGGTAAAGAAGCCGATGTAATCAGTCATTTAGAAAAAGCTGTTGCAGCTGATTCTAGCTTAAAATCGAAAGCATTGTCTGATTTAGAGTTTTCTAACTATTCATCTAACGACAACTTTAGAAATGCATTGAAGTAA